The Desmonostoc muscorum LEGE 12446 genome includes a region encoding these proteins:
- a CDS encoding aspartate aminotransferase, which produces MSSLNWIVPAERIQKLPPYVFARLDELKAKAREQGLDLIDLGMGNPDGATPQPVVEAAIAALQNPANHGYPPFEGTASFRRAITNWYRRRYDVVLDPDSEALPLLGSKEGLTHLAIAYINPGDVVLVPSPAYPAHFRGPAIAGGKIHSLILKPENDWLIDLAAIPDEVAQQAKILYFNYPSNPTAATAPREFFEEIVAFARKHEILLVHDLCYAELAFDGYQPTSLLEIPGAKEIGVEFHTLSKTYNMAGWRVGFVVGNRHVIQGLRTLKTNLDYGIFAALQTAAETALQLPDVYLHEVQQRYRTRRDFLIEGLGQLGWDIPKTKATMYLWVKCPVGIGSTDFALNVLQQTGVVVTPGNAFGVAGEGYVRISLIADCDRLGEALHRFKQAGIRYQPETVVSTSGAIADLVS; this is translated from the coding sequence ATGAGTAGTTTAAATTGGATAGTGCCAGCAGAACGTATACAAAAACTGCCACCTTATGTATTTGCCCGTTTAGATGAACTAAAAGCTAAAGCACGGGAACAAGGGTTAGATTTGATTGATTTGGGTATGGGAAACCCCGATGGTGCAACACCACAACCAGTGGTAGAAGCGGCCATCGCTGCTTTGCAAAATCCCGCCAATCACGGTTATCCTCCCTTTGAAGGCACTGCGAGTTTCCGCCGAGCGATTACTAATTGGTATCGTCGGCGTTATGATGTTGTTCTCGATCCTGATAGCGAAGCTTTGCCACTGCTGGGTTCCAAAGAAGGATTAACTCATTTAGCGATCGCCTACATTAACCCTGGTGATGTGGTTCTGGTTCCTTCTCCCGCTTATCCCGCCCATTTTCGCGGCCCAGCGATCGCCGGGGGAAAAATCCACAGCTTGATTCTCAAACCAGAAAATGACTGGTTAATCGATTTAGCTGCCATTCCCGATGAAGTTGCCCAACAAGCCAAAATCCTCTACTTCAACTATCCCAGCAATCCCACCGCCGCCACCGCCCCCCGCGAATTCTTTGAAGAAATCGTCGCCTTCGCCCGCAAACATGAAATTTTGCTGGTGCATGATTTGTGTTACGCCGAGTTAGCGTTTGATGGTTATCAACCCACTAGCTTGTTAGAAATTCCCGGCGCCAAGGAAATTGGTGTAGAATTTCACACCTTATCCAAAACCTACAACATGGCTGGTTGGCGCGTCGGGTTTGTGGTGGGGAATCGGCATGTAATCCAAGGTTTGCGGACGCTAAAAACTAACTTGGATTACGGCATTTTTGCCGCCTTGCAAACAGCCGCCGAAACCGCTTTGCAACTACCAGATGTGTATTTGCATGAAGTACAACAACGCTACCGGACTCGTCGGGATTTCCTGATTGAAGGATTAGGACAGCTGGGTTGGGATATCCCCAAAACCAAAGCAACGATGTATCTTTGGGTGAAATGTCCTGTGGGGATAGGTTCTACAGATTTTGCCCTGAATGTCTTGCAGCAAACTGGCGTTGTGGTTACCCCAGGTAACGCCTTTGGGGTTGCGGGTGAAGGGTATGTCAGAATTAGTTTGATAGCAGATTGCGATCGCTTGGGTGAAGCTTTACATCGCTTCAAGCAAGCTGGCATCCGCTATCAACCGGAAACTGTAGTTTCTACTTCAGGAGCGATCGCCGATCTCGTTAGTTGA
- a CDS encoding iron-containing alcohol dehydrogenase family protein, producing the protein MPNKFSTQPSLSTQTSSSLFTLTVAPAKVIRGSGVLQAAASEIACLGNRPLIVAGDRTLAISQENLQPILETQQLHSAQLSYGADCCEASLKSLRKTAKEHKADVIIGVGGGKALDTAKLLAQQLQLPVVTIPTSAATCAAWSALSNVYSEDGAFLYDVGLSRCPDLLILDYDLIKTAPQHTLVAGIGDAIAKWYEASVSSGHLQDTLIIAALQQARVLRDILLQKSAAALQEPGSEVWREVVDATVLLAGVVGGLGGAQCRTVAAHAVHNGLTHISGHGSIHGEKVALGILVQLRLEEMLQNNQLAASARQQLLKFYAEIGLPQKLSDLGLGNITLGELQTAAEVALAPNSDIHRLPFKVALEQLMAAMVSTTAPIDSKDTMNRVSPKGMSDEVEE; encoded by the coding sequence ATGCCTAATAAATTTTCTACTCAACCTTCTTTGTCTACTCAAACCTCTAGTTCGTTATTTACGCTCACAGTTGCCCCAGCAAAAGTAATCCGTGGTTCTGGCGTGTTGCAAGCAGCCGCGTCAGAAATTGCCTGCTTGGGAAATCGGCCTTTAATTGTGGCAGGCGATCGCACTCTCGCTATCAGCCAAGAAAATCTGCAACCGATTTTAGAAACGCAACAGTTACATTCTGCCCAACTTTCCTATGGTGCAGATTGCTGCGAAGCTAGTTTGAAAAGTTTACGCAAGACAGCCAAAGAACATAAAGCTGATGTGATTATCGGTGTTGGTGGTGGCAAAGCCCTGGATACAGCGAAATTACTCGCCCAACAGTTACAGTTGCCAGTGGTGACAATTCCGACTTCAGCGGCTACCTGTGCAGCTTGGAGTGCCTTGTCGAATGTTTATTCAGAAGACGGGGCATTTCTTTATGATGTGGGGCTGTCTCGTTGTCCCGATTTATTGATACTTGATTATGACTTGATTAAAACAGCACCACAACATACTTTAGTAGCTGGAATTGGTGATGCGATCGCCAAGTGGTACGAAGCCTCAGTTAGCAGTGGGCATCTACAAGACACTTTAATTATTGCCGCCCTCCAACAAGCACGAGTTTTGCGAGATATCCTCTTGCAAAAGTCAGCCGCCGCCCTCCAAGAACCAGGTAGTGAAGTTTGGCGAGAAGTCGTAGATGCGACTGTGTTACTCGCGGGCGTAGTTGGGGGACTTGGAGGGGCGCAGTGTCGCACTGTTGCTGCCCATGCGGTGCATAATGGTTTAACGCACATTTCGGGACACGGCAGTATTCATGGCGAAAAAGTTGCTTTGGGAATTTTGGTGCAACTGCGTTTAGAAGAAATGCTACAAAACAATCAACTAGCAGCATCGGCACGACAGCAGTTGTTAAAGTTCTACGCAGAAATTGGACTACCCCAAAAATTAAGTGATTTGGGATTGGGCAATATAACATTAGGTGAGTTGCAAACCGCCGCTGAAGTTGCCCTAGCTCCTAATTCTGACATCCATCGACTACCTTTTAAAGTCGCGCTGGAACAATTGATGGCGGCAATGGTTTCTACCACTGCACCTATAGATAGTAAAGATACGATGAATCGAGTTTCGCCCAAGGGAATGAGTGACGAGGTTGAAGAATGA
- a CDS encoding Ycf51 family protein, producing MLTTADFFQYTQWSGIATLVFAALAVLGFVLKWGIRFRLVGTTGFMVVLTAGLFALSIVPLSRTVIPGAVRYSLVYDNGSTQAAIAVSPKISPTELEATLRQAASNLYSYGRSGTLQDDKLTVRARTILHPEPGISVPVYLGEVKRSLVYRDNSPIKVEIYQDKFAQLPKSKG from the coding sequence ATGCTCACAACAGCTGATTTTTTTCAGTACACCCAATGGTCGGGTATAGCTACCTTGGTATTCGCTGCCTTAGCAGTGTTGGGTTTTGTTCTCAAATGGGGCATCCGCTTCCGCCTGGTGGGCACGACTGGCTTTATGGTGGTGCTAACAGCTGGTTTGTTTGCACTCTCCATAGTCCCCTTGAGTCGCACTGTGATTCCGGGAGCAGTGCGCTACAGTCTAGTTTATGACAATGGTTCAACACAAGCGGCGATCGCCGTATCACCCAAAATTTCTCCTACAGAATTAGAAGCAACTTTACGTCAAGCAGCTAGCAATCTTTATTCTTATGGTCGTTCTGGTACACTCCAAGACGATAAGTTAACAGTTCGCGCCCGTACCATTCTTCATCCAGAGCCAGGGATTTCAGTACCAGTTTACTTGGGTGAAGTCAAGCGATCGCTCGTTTATCGTGACAACTCCCCAATAAAAGTGGAAATTTATCAAGACAAATTCGCCCAATTGCCGAAATCTAAGGGTTAA
- a CDS encoding caspase family protein, which yields MTFNRRQFLQITGSSVAGFGLSQFFTQADRFGQVLAKTTPRKLALLVGINKYPGEDALRGCVNDTELMRHLLTYRFGFQPTDILTLTDEKATRTGILQGFEEHLIKQAKPDDVVVFHYSGHGSQVYDPHPITEELGLNGTFVPVDSGLPAGYPEKSGTVQDIMGHTLFLLMSACQSENFTAVLDSCFSGGATRSYKVRSRRGGNSVQISANEKDYQRKWLSKLNLSPQEFTRRYRAGVAKGVVLAATNPEQTAADSRFNGFYAGAFSYPLTRYLWQNSSTPEKAIAQVLEYLSEEDYEQTPILEVKPQSGYETQPIFFLQGANTTADAVITEISGNRAKIWLGGVDIGNIEEGAEFRAMGVNKANSPQVQLISRTGLVGIATVKGIVKAGMLLQAIA from the coding sequence ATGACTTTCAATCGCCGTCAATTTTTGCAAATTACTGGTTCGAGTGTTGCGGGGTTTGGATTAAGTCAATTCTTTACGCAAGCCGATCGCTTTGGTCAAGTTCTCGCAAAAACTACACCACGTAAACTTGCATTGCTGGTTGGGATTAACAAATATCCTGGAGAAGACGCACTGCGGGGATGTGTTAACGATACTGAATTGATGCGGCATTTGCTTACATATCGCTTTGGATTTCAGCCAACAGATATTTTAACTTTGACAGATGAAAAAGCAACTCGTACTGGCATCCTCCAAGGATTTGAAGAACATTTGATTAAACAAGCCAAGCCCGATGATGTGGTAGTGTTTCATTATTCCGGGCATGGTTCCCAGGTTTACGATCCACATCCCATAACTGAGGAACTAGGATTAAACGGTACTTTCGTACCTGTGGATTCGGGTTTGCCTGCTGGCTATCCCGAAAAAAGCGGTACAGTGCAAGACATCATGGGGCACACGTTATTTTTGTTGATGTCAGCTTGTCAAAGTGAAAATTTTACAGCCGTTTTGGATAGTTGTTTTTCGGGTGGGGCGACGCGCAGCTACAAAGTGCGATCGCGCCGTGGTGGTAACTCAGTCCAAATTTCCGCAAACGAAAAAGACTATCAAAGAAAATGGCTATCAAAACTCAACCTTTCACCTCAAGAATTTACCCGACGCTATCGGGCGGGAGTTGCTAAAGGCGTGGTACTCGCAGCCACAAACCCCGAACAAACCGCAGCCGATTCGAGATTTAATGGCTTCTATGCAGGAGCGTTTAGTTACCCACTAACACGTTATCTCTGGCAAAATAGCAGCACACCAGAAAAAGCGATCGCCCAAGTACTTGAGTATCTATCTGAAGAAGATTACGAACAAACACCCATCCTGGAAGTCAAGCCCCAAAGTGGGTATGAAACGCAACCTATATTTTTCCTCCAAGGAGCAAATACCACCGCCGATGCTGTGATTACCGAAATTAGTGGTAATCGAGCAAAAATTTGGCTTGGTGGTGTTGATATCGGAAATATAGAAGAAGGTGCCGAATTTAGGGCAATGGGTGTCAATAAAGCTAACTCTCCACAGGTGCAATTGATATCGCGCACTGGATTAGTAGGAATTGCCACAGTCAAAGGTATTGTAAAAGCAGGGATGTTGTTGCAGGCGATCGCATAA
- a CDS encoding O-antigen ligase family protein: MLGASLNKGFYHFNSRWNYSLLALLIFPLSPLVGAVTIGFVSLFTWMKQNHQISRRPLNWGFALLSLLLIVSAGFAQNKTEAFLGLFNFLPFFLVFAAFSTLIQTTAQLRQMSWALVIGSMPVATLGLGQLFLGWNFKFQFIWVVLSWTIIPGGNPPGRIASFFLHANTFAAYLVIVFILSLGLWLEQWRSGIGYGGLGIGKNSVPSPQSPVPSPHSPLPFLFLTLAVITNFITLIFTNSRNGWAIAIFACLAYALYQGWRILVGGVVGIVTSVMLAAFAPSPIAQFFRRYVPAFFWARLNDDMYPGRPVALMRKTQWEFAWSLAWQHPWTGWGLRSFTVLYKAQMQIKLGHPHNLFLMLSAETGFITTFLFCGLLGWILITGVQLLRNSKHIYTEDRLLIFSYLLAVVGWILLNTVDVTLFDFRLNALSWLILAATCGVVHRYNQQEKLASH, encoded by the coding sequence ATGTTGGGAGCCAGCTTGAACAAAGGTTTTTACCATTTCAACTCCCGTTGGAACTACTCTTTATTGGCACTGTTAATCTTCCCGTTGAGTCCTTTAGTCGGGGCTGTGACTATAGGTTTTGTATCATTATTCACTTGGATGAAACAAAACCACCAAATTAGCCGCCGCCCTCTCAACTGGGGATTTGCCCTTTTGAGTCTGTTGCTGATTGTTAGTGCTGGGTTTGCCCAGAACAAGACAGAAGCTTTCCTCGGCTTATTTAATTTTTTACCATTCTTTTTAGTTTTCGCCGCCTTCAGCACCCTGATTCAAACAACTGCCCAATTGCGGCAAATGTCTTGGGCTTTGGTAATCGGTTCGATGCCGGTGGCGACTCTCGGTTTAGGACAATTATTTTTGGGCTGGAATTTTAAGTTCCAGTTTATCTGGGTTGTATTGAGTTGGACAATTATACCAGGAGGAAATCCACCAGGCCGCATCGCCTCATTTTTCTTGCACGCCAACACCTTCGCTGCCTATTTAGTAATAGTTTTCATCCTTAGTCTTGGGTTGTGGCTCGAACAATGGCGATCGGGTATTGGGTATGGGGGATTGGGTATTGGGAAGAATTCAGTCCCCAGTCCCCAGTCACCAGTCCCCAGTCCCCACTCCCCACTCCCCTTCCTCTTCCTAACCTTGGCGGTGATTACGAATTTCATCACCTTAATTTTCACCAATTCACGTAATGGATGGGCGATCGCTATTTTTGCCTGTTTAGCTTATGCACTGTACCAAGGTTGGCGGATTCTTGTGGGTGGCGTCGTCGGTATCGTCACTAGCGTTATGTTGGCAGCTTTTGCTCCCTCACCGATCGCTCAATTTTTTCGCCGGTACGTTCCTGCTTTCTTTTGGGCAAGGTTAAACGATGATATGTATCCAGGTAGACCAGTGGCTTTAATGCGAAAAACTCAGTGGGAGTTTGCCTGGTCGTTGGCTTGGCAACATCCTTGGACGGGCTGGGGTTTACGTAGTTTTACTGTACTTTACAAAGCACAAATGCAAATTAAGTTGGGTCATCCCCACAATTTGTTTTTAATGTTATCTGCTGAGACTGGTTTTATCACTACTTTTTTATTTTGCGGCTTACTGGGTTGGATTTTGATTACAGGAGTCCAATTACTGCGAAATTCAAAACACATATATACAGAAGATAGATTGCTAATTTTCAGTTATCTTCTGGCCGTTGTGGGCTGGATTCTATTGAATACCGTAGACGTAACCCTATTCGATTTTCGTTTGAATGCCCTTTCATGGTTAATTTTGGCTGCTACTTGTGGAGTAGTTCATCGTTATAACCAACAAGAAAAGCTTGCATCTCATTGA
- a CDS encoding SIMPL domain-containing protein (The SIMPL domain is named for its presence in mouse protein SIMPL (signalling molecule that associates with mouse pelle-like kinase). Bacterial member BP26, from Brucella, was shown to assemble into a channel-like structure, while YggE from E. coli has been associated with resistance to oxidative stress.): protein MTVGMEALTPKVSNAQLFYPPASDRHSIMVMGQGVVKAPADTADIELVFSSKDGNDELEAQPSTLSQVRRKTLPTLLLNDKTPIGQIPPLPALVSKNTLTKASLQPIVDSIVASGISSDKIQVQVNTNSSENNAKILVRVEKPTRDRIQEIVGKANTATSKLENLTIKSVGVEYAVNDCQALQSSVYQSAMKDAQSRAQALATAMGAKLGTPSVAEPFYTLFYPSCNSKAGVSLPSFASFLLTPTYDPDTPAEVEMKKDIFVTYTTK from the coding sequence ATGACTGTTGGGATGGAAGCATTAACACCTAAAGTCAGTAATGCCCAATTATTTTATCCACCAGCGAGCGATCGCCATTCAATAATGGTAATGGGTCAAGGGGTAGTAAAAGCCCCAGCAGATACAGCGGATATTGAATTAGTATTCAGTAGTAAAGATGGCAATGATGAGTTAGAAGCGCAACCATCAACGCTATCGCAAGTCCGCCGCAAAACTTTACCAACTCTACTTTTAAATGACAAAACACCAATAGGACAAATTCCACCTCTACCGGCTTTAGTAAGCAAAAACACCCTGACTAAAGCAAGTCTCCAGCCGATAGTTGATAGCATAGTTGCTAGTGGAATTAGTTCTGATAAAATTCAAGTGCAAGTTAACACTAATTCCAGTGAAAATAATGCCAAAATATTGGTGAGAGTGGAAAAACCAACCCGCGATCGCATTCAGGAAATTGTTGGTAAAGCCAACACAGCGACGAGCAAACTCGAAAACTTGACTATCAAGAGTGTGGGTGTGGAATACGCAGTCAATGATTGTCAAGCTTTGCAGAGTTCAGTTTATCAATCAGCAATGAAAGACGCTCAAAGTCGCGCTCAAGCTTTAGCGACTGCTATGGGTGCGAAACTTGGCACTCCTTCTGTAGCCGAGCCATTTTATACATTATTCTATCCTTCATGTAATTCCAAAGCTGGAGTTTCTTTACCTTCTTTTGCTAGTTTTTTATTAACACCAACTTACGATCCAGATACCCCGGCGGAAGTAGAGATGAAAAAGGATATTTTTGTGACATATACAACTAAATAA